AATATCTCTACTGAAACCTCAGGAAAATTTCATGGTCCTTTGGTTGTATCTATGAGACCAATAAAGAAAGATAGAATTATTGATTCAGTTGTTATTACTTCAAAATTAGAAAGAGCACACGGTGCTCCTCTTCATATTGGTAGTCCTGAAGAAATTGGAATAAAAGATATTGCAAATCCTGACTACGGAGAATTTGTAGATATTGCGGATGATGAAGAACCAGTTTTTTGGGCATGTGGAGTTACTCCTCAAGCAGTAGCACTAGATAGTAAACCATCTTTAATGATTACTCATAGTCCCGGTCATATGTTTGTTACAGATTTAGTTTCTGATGATATAAAGTAGGGTTATATGTCGATAGAAGATATTATTTTGCAAAATGACAATAGAGGTGTTTCTCAATTACGTAAACATCTTCCAGAAAATTTTTGCATGGAAACTGCACAAAAGTTATTAAATAATGGTTCCAAAGTGATTATAGGAACAGGTTTCTATATTTATAGCCTCGATGCTCCAGAAACTGATGGACCTGTTGGTGTAGCGTTTTTAGCTAAAGCATTACAAACTCTAGGGTTTGATGTTTCGATTGTTAGCGATAAATATGGTTGCTTTTTGTTTGAAGAATTATTTGATACTAATCAAATAATAAATTTTCCTATTACCAATAAGGAAGATAGCGACATTTTTGCAACACAAGTAATAGTTGACAGAAAACCAGATACACTTATAAGTGTTGAGCGCTGCGGTCTTACTGAAGATGGCTCATTTCTTAATATGAGAGGTGTAGATGTTGGAGAATATACTGCGCGACTAGACAGTCTCTATGAATATGGTAATACAAACAACATATATACTATCGGTGTAGGGGACGGCGGTAATGAAATTGGTATGGGCAAACTTGCTAAAGAAGTGGCTGGATACGATAAATTACCTGATAAGCCATGCATAACACCAACTGATGATTTAATTATTGCTAGTGTTTCAAACTGGGGTTGTTATGGTCTTATATATGCATTAGCTAAAATCACAAATAAAGATCTCCTTCCTACAGAAGAAGAAAATTCTAACCTTATTATACGTATGGTAGATCAAGGTGCAGTAGATGGATTAATACCCAAAAAACAATATTCTGTTGATGGGTTTAGTATAGAAGAAAATAACAGAATATTATCGGAATTACGTAATTTAGAATAAATAAACGACAAAATACTTAACTTAAATTTAATATTTTTCCTATTTATAGCACTTGACACTCAAGCATAGCAATGCTACGATTCGGTGAGTTGCGCTGGAATACACGCGCTTATATGCTCGTTCGAGCACCACATATAATAGATAAACGGCTTCAAAGGCCAAATATGGAGGTAGCCCGCATGCTACTAAGAAACAGTAGATCGATAATCGGGATTTCACTAATAATTGCTCTCGCTACATTTGGACTATTCTATAGTACAGCGTATGCTGGTGATGCAGATGGAGCCATTACTGATGATACAACATTTGCTTTCAAGCAAAATCATTTTGAACACTCAACTCAAGCACTTACTGTGGCTGGAGCCGTTGGGCAGACCCAAGCTTATGCAAGTCTAGGTGCTGATGGAGCAACTCAAGCGTTCACTTCTGATAACCTTAATAACGCTAATGTTCAAGCTGTTACACTCCCAGCTGTTGCAGATGGAGCTGCAACGACCATTACAACATCTGTAAAAATGCTCAAAGCTCATGAAGCTGGTTTCCCTAAGATTGTAGCTGATGGTGGAAATTGTGACAGTGGAGCAGTAGCAAACTCTACTGGTACTGTCGCGAGTGCTGCTCATAGAATTAATGGAACAGTAACTATCACTATGGGTGGTGGAGCTTTAACTGCTGGTGATTATGAACTCTGTTATAGAACCGTTGGTGGAATATTAGACGGTGGTTCTCAAGATGTTACAATATCTAATGCTGCGCATCGTTCATTAAATGGTGCTTATAAACTAGTTGCTAATGGTGGAAATTCTGGTAGTGGAGCAATTGCAAACTCTACAGTTACGAGAGTTGACGCACAAACTCTTCGAATATCAATGTCTGGTGGAGCTTTGGCTGTTAATACTGACTTTGAGTTAGTTTATGACTGGGGAGGACTTGTAGATGGTGGAACTGTTGATGTAGACATTAGTAATGCTGCTCATACACCACTACTTGCTGTTGCAGCTGGTACATACTCAGGTATGAAACTCGTTGCGGATGGTGGAACTGTTTCTACTGCAGCAGTTGCTAACTCAGCGGTCACTAAAGTTGACGCTAATACAGTGAGAATCACTATGTCAGGTGGTAGATTAGAAAATGCTACAGATTATGAATTAGTGTATGCATATGGAGGCTATTCAGATGCCGCAACAACAGATATAGATATATCTAACGCAGATCATGTCCCAATGTTAACAGCAAATGGATTACATAGAGTTGTTGCTGATGCTGGTACATGTGCTTCTAATGCAGTAGCAAACACTACGACTTCTGTTGTTGATACAAACACACTTAGAGTTACAATGGGTGCTGGCCAAGTATTAGTACCAGGTAATTACGAATTATGTTACGGTTGGGGTAAAGATCCTAACAAACATTTTGGATGGAACTGGACAAATGCTGGTAGAACAGTGAAGGTTACCGTTGGTTTGAATTCTGGCTGGGCTAATGAAGTTTCAGCAATTGAGGTATTTGTTAATCCTGCTGTAGCAGAAACTGGTGAAACAGCTGCTGCTTCCAAGAAGCCAAATGCAACGTTTAGAATGGGAAATAATGGTTTCTTCCCTACAGGGAATCAATTAGACTTACTCTTCACATGTGATGAAAAGTGTAGTCCAGGTGCTATTTCTGCTTCTACTAAAGTCGGTATTCATGTTGTGAAAACAACAAGTGGTACAAGTGTTGATACATTTAAATCAAATAATCCAACAAATACTACAGAATTGAATGCAATGGCTAACGTAGGATTTAAACTCGATCAAACTACAAGTTCTGCAACAACTGCGACTGCAGCACCAGCTGCAATTCCAACAGCAACACCAGTCCCAGAATTACCTAAAGCTGGTGGAACAACTCCTTCAAACAATTTATTGATTGTTACAGGTTTAGCTGGAACATTGCTTATAATCATGAGTTCATTCTTTATATTTAGAAGAAGAGCAGAAGCTAGAATTAAGTAATTCTAACAACATAAAAGAAATAACAAACCATCTTGTCTTATAGGCAAGATGGTTTTTATTTAAAGGAAATAATTTGGAAACAAATTCGCAAATATTAGAAGATGTTGAAAATCATGCGGTGAAAGTTGCTAATTCAGCGGGTGAACTTGTTGAAAAATACTTTCATTCTACATTTGACATAAACTATAAGTCCGAGGGGTCTTCAGATCCTGTTACAACAGCTGATATAGAAGCAGATCTTTTAATACGCAACCTAATAAGAGAAAAGTTTCCTGAACATTCAATTATTTCAGAGGAAAATGATCCTCACATTGTTTCTAATTCTGAATACTGTTGGGTAATTGATCCTTTGGATGGTACAAATAATTTTTTAAACAAATTCCCATTTTATTCGATATCTATAGGAATTCTTTATAAGGGCGAACCTGTGGTTGGAGTCATACTACTACGAAATCTACCGTGGCAATCTTCTTCAATTATCAGAGCTCGTAAAGGAAATGGGGCATATTTGGATGATCAAAAAGTTAATGTAGTGTCTAATAATGAACCTCTACAAACAGGTTTGGCAAACATACGGTTTGCAAGATCACGTTATAAAGCAAAGAGAGAGCTGGCAAAAAATACAGGTGATTTTAGAAGTATAGGGAGTACAGCATATGAAATAAGTCTGATTGCTACTTCTTCCTTACAATTAGCAGTTTTTAATCATCCTAAAATCTGGGATATCGCAGCTGGTATAACTATTGTAAAAGAAGCAGGAGGAGAGATTATGATGGAAGTGAAACCAAATAAATGGATTACTTCACCAACTGTATTTCTCAATTCTGAATTTGATACGTATCCCACTTTATATAATTGGAATCTTTCAATACTTGCTGGCCCATCTAATTTGATTGACTATGTTTCAAAGAATATTAAAAGACGTTCTTTTTTAGATATGTTTATTCGTCGTACCCGATGGAAATTAGGATTAACGTAATTATAGTAAAGGCCATGGGTAAGGTCTTCGATCATCTTGAGGCTCAATATAAACTTTTTCTTCTAAAACTTTTTTTAGTCTCATTTCAAAAGCATCTACTTCACTTTTAGATAAATAGGTATTTAGTATGCTCTTCAGCCCATTTTTATTATGGAAAGAGTCATCTAGGTCCTGTATATCTTTTAAAAGCTCTGTAGGGATTATTTCAAGCATATAGTCCCAAATTACTGTTCTAAGCTTATATTCTTCATTAAAACATATCCCGTGATCTATAGACCAAATTGAATTATTGCTATCTTGAATACAATGACTTCCTTTTCGGTCTGCATTATTCGTTATGATATCGAATAAACAAATCTTTTTCATAATATCTGGATAGTCGTCTCGTAAGGTAAAGAAATTCTCATCATTAAGATAATCAACCCGATACTGTACTGATCCAATCCCAAAAGGCCCTATACGTATAGTAGTAGGGGGTATTAGGTTCCAATCTAATGCTTCACTGACAAGATAGCTTGCATATTCTCTTAGATACAAAGTTTCAGGTTCGAAATCCCATAAAGGTACTTCACCTAACATTGGTTTGTATACAGCCTCGCAACTGTTTCCGCTGTTATCTGACAAATTCAAATAAAATGTATAATTGGAACCAGTTTCAGTTGAAGTACACTTTGTTATTTCACCAAATGATAACAATCTTAAAACTACATCAAATGGTAATTCGCTGTTTTTCATTACAATATTGAGGTTTCTAGAGTTTAATTTTTTCTAAAACATTCTTCCCATACACAAGAACTATCTTTAGTAGGAACTAAACATAGAGGACATAGTGGCCTACCTGCAGCACAGACAGCAAAACTATCTTCAGCAAGTTGATCAATTATGTCGCCATCAGTATAGAAATTCACTTTTGGAGCATCAATATCAAATTCATTTGCATCATAAAAAGAAACGAAATAGAGATCTGAATCTTTATCATAGCCTACTTCTAGTTCACTTGCCTTAAACTCAACTTTTAAGTATGGTTCAATATTAGATAAAGGCTGATCTTCAAAATGTTTTATTGAATTACTAGGAGATTCAACCTCAATAGTAGAAACAGTTCGTTTTAAAGCTACAGCCATATTAAATAATTGTTCTTTTTCTAACCATATGATTGCAGAACTTTCATTAGATGACTCTATAATTATATGGAAAGTACGCTGACCTGGCTCACCTACGGATTCTGCACTTAATTTTGATATTTGACCGAAGTCATACTTTGCATAGCTCATTTTGATGTTTCTATATTATTTGACAGTAAGCGGGTAATAGGTTCAATATATCTATTATACACTTAAGGCAAATTCATTTCATATATTTATAAGATAAATTAGAGCAAAAAACATGGAAGAAGAAATTGAAATACCTATTTTCCCTCTCAATCTTGTGGTGTTTCCAGGTAGTAAAATAAATTTACATATATTTGAACCAAGATATAGGCAAATGATGAAATATTGTGTTCAAAATAATACTGGTTTTGGAATTTGTCTAATTAAAAACGGAGAAGAGGTAGGGGACTCAGAGACTACTCCTTTTGAAATAGGTACCTTTGTGGAATTCACAGAAATATATGAATTGCCTGATGGGAGGTATGATATAAAAGTTGAAGGTATTAATACCTTCAAAATTATAAAATTAATTCATGATGATTTGTATCTTAAGGCTAAAATATCTATGCTTAAAGATCGTAATCTGGAAGTTGAATTTACTCTAAATGAAAAAAGACAAGTTATGAAATATTTAACTGATTATATAAATAGTGTGGCAGGTTTTAGAGGAGAATGGATATCTGATAGAAAGGCTCCTTTAGAATTAAATCCATTATTTACTTATGGGATGTCTATTCTAGAAATACCAAATATAGAAAAGCAAAAAATACTTGAAAATCCATCATTGAAATCTCAAATTGATACATTTATAAGTATTTTGCTTAAAGAAACCAAAAACAATCAAATTAGATTGGATAAAAAGTTTCTTAAAGATAAAACAATTCTAAATTGATTTTGTGATATGATGAGTTAATATGAATTTTGAATTGACTGAAAAAAAATTAACTTATATCGAAAATCACATTCAGGAAAATTATATACAAACTGGGCGTTTTTCTTGTGGAGCTACCCTTTATTACCATAAGGGTGAAGTAATAGATGGTCCTTTGTTGGGCTTGATGGATATAGAGAGAGGCAAACATGTAACACGAGATACCATTTTTCGTATATTTTCGATGACTAAACCTATTACATCTGTTGCATTTATGCGACTTTATGAATTAGGTTTGGTATCACTAGATGACCCTGTACATAAATTTATTCCATCATGGAAAGATCTAATTGTATACCAGTCAGGAAATTTGAATAATTTCTTTGGTATACCTCCTTCCCAGCCAATGACTATTAAGCATTTACTAACACATCAATCAGGACTTTCTTATGGGATTATGAGTGATACTAAGGTAGATCAAGCCTATAGAACTTTGATAAATTTATCAGATCCTAACTCCGGTACGCTTGAAGACCTTATTGAGGTGTTATCTAATCTCCCATTGTTATTTACCCCAGGTAGTGCATGGAATTATTCTTTATCAACAGATGTTTTAGGATTTTTAATTTCAATAATATCAGATATGGATTTTGACGATTATTTAAAGAAATATATTTTTGATCCTTTAGAAATGAAAGATACAGATTTTTATGTCCCCGATGAAAAAATACATAGGTTGGCTGCAAATTATG
The window above is part of the SAR202 cluster bacterium genome. Proteins encoded here:
- a CDS encoding DUF4392 domain-containing protein, translated to MSIEDIILQNDNRGVSQLRKHLPENFCMETAQKLLNNGSKVIIGTGFYIYSLDAPETDGPVGVAFLAKALQTLGFDVSIVSDKYGCFLFEELFDTNQIINFPITNKEDSDIFATQVIVDRKPDTLISVERCGLTEDGSFLNMRGVDVGEYTARLDSLYEYGNTNNIYTIGVGDGGNEIGMGKLAKEVAGYDKLPDKPCITPTDDLIIASVSNWGCYGLIYALAKITNKDLLPTEEENSNLIIRMVDQGAVDGLIPKKQYSVDGFSIEENNRILSELRNLE
- a CDS encoding inositol monophosphatase, with the translated sequence METNSQILEDVENHAVKVANSAGELVEKYFHSTFDINYKSEGSSDPVTTADIEADLLIRNLIREKFPEHSIISEENDPHIVSNSEYCWVIDPLDGTNNFLNKFPFYSISIGILYKGEPVVGVILLRNLPWQSSSIIRARKGNGAYLDDQKVNVVSNNEPLQTGLANIRFARSRYKAKRELAKNTGDFRSIGSTAYEISLIATSSLQLAVFNHPKIWDIAAGITIVKEAGGEIMMEVKPNKWITSPTVFLNSEFDTYPTLYNWNLSILAGPSNLIDYVSKNIKRRSFLDMFIRRTRWKLGLT
- a CDS encoding DUF3090 family protein is translated as MSYAKYDFGQISKLSAESVGEPGQRTFHIIIESSNESSAIIWLEKEQLFNMAVALKRTVSTIEVESPSNSIKHFEDQPLSNIEPYLKVEFKASELEVGYDKDSDLYFVSFYDANEFDIDAPKVNFYTDGDIIDQLAEDSFAVCAAGRPLCPLCLVPTKDSSCVWEECFRKN
- a CDS encoding beta-lactamase family protein, translating into MNFELTEKKLTYIENHIQENYIQTGRFSCGATLYYHKGEVIDGPLLGLMDIERGKHVTRDTIFRIFSMTKPITSVAFMRLYELGLVSLDDPVHKFIPSWKDLIVYQSGNLNNFFGIPPSQPMTIKHLLTHQSGLSYGIMSDTKVDQAYRTLINLSDPNSGTLEDLIEVLSNLPLLFTPGSAWNYSLSTDVLGFLISIISDMDFDDYLKKYIFDPLEMKDTDFYVPDEKIHRLAANYVSVPSNYSSEENFSESEGLRLIDDPLESIYGEKPAYLSGGGGLVSTLDDYMNFSRMLLNKGGLGDAFILNPETVELMTQNHIPNNNDLNQFAMTGIRWAESSFEDVGFGLGFSTQTADTSEGSKGQYGWGGAASTYFWIDPQVDLICIFMTQFVPSYTYDIRNELKRIVYSIS